The Epinephelus lanceolatus isolate andai-2023 chromosome 19, ASM4190304v1, whole genome shotgun sequence DNA segment ccgtggaggtctgctcgcagttccgtatattcagacactgtgagcttggacctcccggaccaaaacatcaggttcctcctgggagaagtttggccatctgacgctgctgctctcttctgccatggcgaattgagtaaactctcattacgccttcgcgcggcacatttaagggcgaggagaggggctcatttgattggtgtgatgtgtgtaaaacccactccacaccttctctcctccctctttccgacttgcgcaggtaggagggacggaggtgggaaagaggagtagctgcgccaggcgcacagtgtgccaaacttgcaaaatccgcctggccacacccagttggcgaagcgcaggtgcgctgcgcccccgccgcgcctggtctgcgaaactagagccccttgTCACAACTGTCTCACAGATATAATGTTATGTACTTGCATCCATTGTTACATTACACACAGTTTACAAACTTGTGCTGAACAATTTGCTATTAGGTCCACTGTGCCCTAAAGGATGGATGACGATCTCCAGACATTCCTGCAGCAACGCCTGGTTTCAGAGGAAACCATTGAGAAGATGGAGAAAGACAAGGTAAactgaagtttttattttaattcattgaAAGGGGATGGCCACCATATATGAAAGAAATCATAACAAGTAATTATTTGCTCTATTCCACATTGCAGtaaacaaaccaaaaccaaaaagtTAATCTTCTAATGTCGGCCTGTGTTGATGTTGCAGATTGATGTCTCAGTTATTCCTCTTATGGGGGAAAGTGATCTTGCACAGTACCTCCCCAGTTATGGGGATAGGGTTGCTGTGGTAGCCTTCTGCCAGAAAAGGGATAAAGACTCAAGAAAGGAGGCAATCATCAACCGAATTAAAGGCAGGTTTTTGGGAGGAAGTCGGGAAGCAGCACCGTCAACATCAACGGGCACTAGGGGAACTCCATGGCAAGGTAACaaaaatggagagaaaaaacagaggAGGTTAGAATTAGGGTGGGTGGATTATGATTCTGCAGAGCAGCGATTTAAGCAAGTGCGAGCAGTGAAAGGAGGAGGTACAAGGTCCTTGACAATTGAGAGAAATACAACTGTTGATGAAATCAGAGTATTGGCGGaatctatttttttccccaatggTTCTTCCACTCGAAAGAAGCTCTCTGACTATCGCACAGAAGTCAGAGACTTTGCACAGTGCCAGATAAAGTTTTCCAGCACATGCAAGGAGCTTTATGAACATACTAAAGTTCGTCTACTTAGACTCTATCTTTGCACGAAACGCAAAGACCCAGACCAGTCCTCCAACTCTTCTACCTCCAAGTTACCTGCTTCTCAGCACTCTGCATACCAGTCCCCTGCAAGACAATGCCATGCCCTTGAGCCACCTTCCTCACAGTGCTCATACATCGAACCACCTGCCTCTCAGACCTTTGTGCTCGAACTACCTACTTCACAGTGTTCAGCCAATGAGCCACCTACCTCACAACACTTGGATGTGGAGCCACCTACCTCACAGCACTTGGATGTGGAGCCACCTACCTCACAGCACTTTGACCTGGAGCCACCTACCTCACAACACTTGGATGTGGAGCCACCTACTTCACAATGCTACGTCTTAGAGTCACCTTACTCCCAGCACTCTGCTCTTGAGTCACCTGTGTATATAAATGCTGGCACTCCAGAGGTATATGTGAATTCTTTTACACAATGTCTTAACCACTTCGACGTTTCTGTTGAATTCCACAAAATGTGCTTTACAGTGTTGACATATCTTTAATTGTTCTATTTTAAACATATGGATAATATCATTTTCAGGTATTCTACAGAGTTTTTGTCAACACATCAACAATAAACAGGTAACGCAAAACTCATAGTTATTGTTTCTAGGCTAAAATAATTCATAATCATGGATAGTTTATGGCTTACTATATTACAAGTCATGTATTCACATTTTTACTTGAGAAAAAGTACAAAAGCATGAATTTCAAtatatacttaaagtaccaaataaaaAGTACCCATTTCACCATCATAATTTTGCATTGTAATTAGAAATGCATTTATGTGTTCATCAtttaaatgttgcagctgataAAGATGGGTCTGATTTTAATTACTAACCTTTATCAgttaatgtatgtttttttttttttttttaagtaatttaaGTCTTAAAGGTAACTGGTAACTAAAGTTGGCATTCAactgtagtgcagtaaaaagtttttgtctgaaatgtaatggagtaaatGCAAAAGTATCaggaaatggaaatacttaagtacagtaaaagGAAACTTGCACTTTTTGGGGAATTAAGCCTATTCATCCAAAATTCCTATGAAGGACAAGAACAAAGATGCCTTTCCCTCTCTGTATGTTCAATAGGTTGTTAGATGGCTGCCCCATGCTGCCAATTTTGCGCATTAATGGGGAGAGACCTTTATGGCTATTTAAAGTCCtctaaaacacacccaaaaaaaattgtaattcaCAAAAAAGTGCAGTTTTCCTTAaagcacagtacttgagtaaatgtacttagttacctTCCACAACTTCTGACTAGAGTGATTTCTCTTGTATAGCAGCCATATTCCCCGATATGAAACATTTTGTGACTTGCTGAAATGTTATTTAAATACTGTTGTCTGTTCAACGTGTAATTTTATGAACATTATCCATACAGTACTGAGCTGGAGGATGATTTGGATGCAACGGTGCCTCTTGATCCTCAGTGTAGTAGTCCAACAACACCACAACAGGTAAGTacattttgattgattgatgttttCTTTGGAAAATGAATAATATGAAAGTACTGTGTTGTATTTCTATAGTACTCTCAGTATCTTGCAACCTTAAATGTTCATTGAAATACATAATCACAATAGGTGTTTAAGACTTTAGATGAGTGTTGTAATCACTGCTGGTGACACAGAAGCACCTACTGTATATCAGCAGGCTAGAGAGAAGAGAACAGACACAGTAGGAGACATACCAGATGATGGCCCAACCTACGAATCACTGAGGTATACTATCTACATTGAATGTGAATTATAACTACACAATAAATAATTCTACTAATTTTGTTACCagtttgttaatttatttattatcatttgcCTTTCACTCTTGTTTTGGTAGTGACATTTTACAAGACAGTGATCCTGAGGAAGAAATGCAAATGCTGTCGTCTCCTCGTCCAGACATGTTTCTATTTGTTTCTAATTCACAGGGGGTGACCAAAACAGTTAGAATTTTTCCATTGGGTGATGCTGTTATTTTAAGACAGGAAATATttggatgtttctgtgtctagTTTCTGCACAACCTTAAATAATAGTGTCTTAAAATAGGAACCAATGTCACTGCTCCCTCCTGTTCAAATGCATATGTTCACAATCACCTAATAACTAATGGTTGGATAATTTAGATAAAGTGAATATGTTTTTTATAACTCCTTACCTGAAGGCTCAAGATGGCCTTCGTGAAATCTTGAAGGACTTCAGAGGAGAGAACATCTGTGAATACACTACTTTGACAGTGGTGGTCAGAAGAAAGCGTGTTCTTCAAAGTGCCATTAATGCGCTAGGTAAATTTGTATAATTCTTCTCGGTTTAGGTGTGGAGTGGTTCACTGATGCTTTTAGGACATATTTAAAATCCACTCTAACTACAGTAGATATTACGCCCTATGTGGCAACAGACTCAATTGTTAATGAATATGGTGTCATCATAGTTGGGGTCATATGTAGTTATGATTACCACTGTACTAAGATTAACTATACAGTCACTTTGAGTAAGAATCcaccacatatatatatatatttttttttcaggcaAAAGTTACTTTGACTGGCACAAGCACCCAAACACTGAGTTTGTGGGTGAACTGGCACAGGACAGTGGTGGTCCCACAAGAGAGTTTTTCAGGTATGACAATGATTATAACCTATTTTATgcgcgcacacaaacacaatgttcACACTAAAACCATAACGCAAATACAagagaaaaacagtttaaaaccaaTTCCTTTCCCTTCTAACTTTTAAGACTTAGAGTACTGTTAGTTATGTTGTAACTAATTAAAACTatattattgtgtttgtgtaaaaGGCTTCTGATGAAGGAGGTCGGGTCCTTTGGAGTCTTTGAGGGACAGGAAGGAAACCTCTTCTTCACATATAATCAGTCAGCTTTAGATAGGAAATGTTATTACACAGCAGGAAAACTAACTGCCTGGTCTCTTGTGCATGGTGGTCCGGGCCTAAGGTCATTACACCCTGCGCTGTTTAAGATGATGTGTGGGCTGGATGCTGATTTGTAGAACTTCCAGTGTGAGGTATTGCCAGACAGGGATGTCCAGGAAAAACTCCTGAAGGTAAACTTTTTACATTGACGTTTTTGTTTACATTGAAGTAATGGACAGACACTATAGCTGGATGTGTATGTTTGAGTGTTAGATGTTCTCctactgtagttttttttttgctaaaggCAGTATAAGGtaatttaaagatatttttcttaGATCCAACAATGCAACACAGAACAAGACTGGATCTGTCTTCGTCCAACTTTGGAGGACTGGATAGCTGACTGTGGGGTACCAGAAGTCTACGGAGCTCATGTCCAAGATCTTCCACAGATTTTTGGACAGGTTGTGAGACACTTCATTTTCCACAGGTACCACTGTCAGTGCAGTGCGTTTGTAGATTGCAGTGTGTATAAAAGTCTTGATGAATATTTTGTATAAGCTAAGTTTTATGCTGTAACCAtctgtctatttttttcttctaaaatTATTTTACTTACACTGGAGAGACTACTACAACTAGCTCGACTGTctgtaaattaataaataaattctgtGCATGAACACTGATGTTCACCTGCCTATATTTAAATAATAACTCCTGTTTACTTGTAGGTCAGCTGCCATGATACAGCAGTTCACAGAAGGGATGAACTCATGTGGAAGGCTGTGGGACACAGTTAAGAGACACTGGAAGGCTTTCCAGAAGGTCTTCACACAGGAACAGGGACCACTGACAAGATCAGCATTCCGGGCACTATTCAAAGTTCAGTGGAGCGACAAGGGGACAAACCGCAGAGATGCTGAGGAGGACACAATGTTTTCATGGGAATGTCTTCTCAACACTATTGAAGGTGTGTTATAGTTGTCTgattaaaacaatttaatattAACTTGGGATGGGAAGGTTGAGTTTCATACTGTGGGTTTAAGCCTTCAGTGGGATTTCCGTATGGATCTGGCCCCAACCCAGTTGATAAGATCACATGTCCCTGACTCTCCCTATGCCAAAAGGCTGCATGCATGATCTCATCTCCccacctgtcagtgagtgtgtgatgGGCCTACTTGTCCATAGTGGCTGTTGTGGCATTATCCAGGTACATGATCTATATTGGTGGTGTTGGAGACAAGATGCATAAGCAGTGTCATTTGCTGTACAAATCAGAAATCATTCATCCATTTACTTAACAATTTCAGACACTTGTCCTTAAATGTGAATTATGAAACATTAATTTCTTGTTAGAGGGAAccagatttttttctgttttctttgagATGGCTGAATAACAAACTGCTAACATTTCAAAATGATGGAACAGTACTGTATAAAAGATaacatgcatgtatgtatgtatgtgtgtatatataatgttgtaatgtgtgtgtgtgtgtgtgtgttttcacagaaaaacaagctTCCCTCTCTTTTGAGGACTTGCTGACATTTGTGACTGGAGCAGATGCAGTGCCACCCCTGGGTTTCCACAAGCAGGTGGAGACTCAGTTCTTTGATCAGGAGTATGGTACCAAATGCTTTCCAAGGGCCTCTACGTGtgctttgattttttccctTCCAAGAGGTGTTCACAGTGAGCAAGAGCTGACAGACATCCTCACAGATGCTGTCCAGGGGTCACAGGGCTTTGGCATAGTTTAAGTTAAAAAGGATTGTGGTCAGTTTCGTTAGAAAAATGAACTCAAAATGTGTTAGGACAAAAACATTCTGTTATACACTGCAGTTGAAAGAAACAGAGGTAGAGATATGGGGAGGGGGAGTAAGAGTTGGGAACAAGCTACGTTGTTTACCTTTACTTGAAATGAATCAGGAAGAAGTTCATTGACCactgttttgcatgttttctttactgcAACAGATGGCATGTATTTTCAATTAGTTATGCAAATTTGCAGTCAGCATCACAACTTTTAAACTTCTTTTAAAAAAGGTGTTATGTCTTAAGTTTATTAGAGTTGTcattgttgtttaccttgccttTTAATGACAAGTGAAAAAACATTAATTCATTGTCTAGTctattgttttacatgtttgacTGACATGGATGTTCTTATACTGTGGTTCTAGCAGAAGCATCTGTACAGGTTTTGTAACCTGAGTGTAGTTTTTCAGTAAAAACTTTCATATGACATATTgatgtttctttatttcttcaCTCTTCCCTCATCGTTCACATTAATCAGGTCCACCTgagcatttaaaacaaacacttccTAAAATAGCTGTAGAAGAGACAGAGTTTGCACTTAAAGCTGAAATCcaggactttataaaaaatatataactttTCTTCAACTACATATAGTAAAGTATGCCAATTCAATATATCCAACACATCTGCAGTGGTTGGAGGGGTCTGGCATAAATATATAGCTGACTAAAGTTTATTTCCTGTACCTCTTGACCAGTGGTTCCTGACCAGTGGTCCGGTGCCCACTGGTGGGCCGCGAGGGTATTGCAAGTGGGCCTGCAAATCATTAGCAAAACAGTCCAATTTTCATGAAAACTCTGAAATTCTGAAAGTCATGCAACATGATCATGGGTTGGGGTAATATACCcggttttgtcaccacaaaaGAGACtaaaaactgggtattttaaatacccagttttgtcaccacaaaaaTGTCTACAAATACCCAGTATTGTTTGATCattatcattaaaataaaaagtgctCTGAGAGCACATTATTTGGCCTCAGATTGTTTATGGGGTCGGAGGTGTTGATGCGTTCCCTTGGCAATGGCGCACTAACCTGCTGTCCAGCTTTAACTCGAGCTCGTTTACAGATCAAACAACATTTTACACATCTCTTCGTCATCTGTCTTGCTCAAAGAATCCAATAAGTTTCTCTGAGCTGATTGAGAGTAGCTTGTAAGCCCGAATGCATCACATCTCTATGGGCTCTTTGTATCAAAAGTTCAGAAAACTTGTCATTACCTGGCAAGATGCATGGGTGCTTCTGGGAGTAAGACCAGTTTGCCTCCTGTAATCTGCCTCCCACT contains these protein-coding regions:
- the LOC144458790 gene encoding uncharacterized protein LOC144458790; amino-acid sequence: MDDDLQTFLQQRLVSEETIEKMEKDKIDVSVIPLMGESDLAQYLPSYGDRVAVVAFCQKRDKDSRKEAIINRIKGRFLGGSREAAPSTSTGTRGTPWQGNKNGEKKQRRLELGWVDYDSAEQRFKQVRAVKGGGTRSLTIERNTTVDEIRVLAESIFFPNGSSTRKKLSDYRTEVRDFAQCQIKFSSTCKELYEHTKVRLLRLYLCTKRKDPDQSSNSSTSKLPASQHSAYQSPARQCHALEPPSSQCSYIEPPASQTFVLELPTSQCSANEPPTSQHLDVEPPTSQHLDVEPPTSQHFDLEPPTSQHLDVEPPTSQCYVLESPYSQHSALESPVYINAGTPEVFYRVFVNTSTINR